taaaaaacccgtgtataataaataattaattttattttttaagatCTGGAATTACTAAACATGCATCATTGCATATCTTTGTTgacttttctttattttttttcttttttctaaatttagttttaaacaatttataaTTTACCTTTCTGAAATAGATGTAATTTTtgttaataattatatattttaatttttatctagtaaaaaaaaataataagaggtttaaaatgatttttacatctatactatataataaaagaaacctgatttgggacacatgtcattcaatgagggcatcaataatttattaataaattttaaattttaaattaaaaaatattgtatttttaaaTACATATTGAAAACTAATATCATACGTCATATCTAAAATCAAGTATTAAGTTAAACAAATATTACGTAATAGTTGATTAAAGTCAAAAATGAATTTttaaaaaactttatattaaaaaatataaggTATTTATTTAGTGTTTATAGGATATTACGTGATATAGTTGATTAATatcaaaagtttaaaattttttaaGAACTTTATAtcttctatactatataataaaagaaacctgatttgggacacgtcattcaatgagggcatcaataatttattgataaattttaaattttaaattttaaattaaaaaaatttaaatattatattagaattttattttgattgtaaATTTAAAGTCTAAAATGTGTTTTAAATCTAATCTATAATTTATGGATTTAATTTTCATTTGAAATTATTAAACAAAAACCCATAAAATTTGTAACCATTTAATCAATTTCGTAAGTTTTACTTTCCCTTCTAGAATCAAATTAGATTTTTGTGATAATTAAAGTTTTGTCAAGAATATAAAAAATCATTATTCAATATTCAATATATTACATCAAATATTTAGAATTAAACTCCACTTCATTCTAATTACTAGGTATGTTTTTTTTACTCTTCAAATGCTATGCATATTATCTATGTcacattgaaaacatcatgttTTTTTAGATAAATTTACCATGTCAAATAAGTAATATGCATATTATCTATGTCACATAGAAAACATCATGTATTTTTAGATAAGTTAGATATATGTGTTTTAAAACAAGGTAAACTCttaacatacatatttttttCTAATTGTAACTAAGATGTAGAGGTCTGTGAAAGGTATCTTCACATTCAGAAtgtcataacttttttttttaaatttagatttACTTAGTTCAGAAtgtcataactttttttttaatttagattTACTTAGTTGTCGTATGGTGTCTcatgtctttatttttattttttcacttATATATATGTTTAATTGGTTCAATTGTACATGTAAAGTATTACACTATACATAGTATTTTCTCAACTGTAGTTAATTGGTTTTATTGATTCAATTTTTGTCTATTCATTTACATTACTTTTATCTGTCTAGAAGTTCCTTTTCAGACCTTTCAAATAGTATGAGACATATTACATTATCAATAGTTTTTATTGGTTTATACAAACTTCAAATTTATTGCGTATTTGGTATGCATAttactctatattatatatacttgatcatattatgaacatatttttttattcacattataattatgattcaccccgtgtattacacggggcaaTAACCTAGTATCATTATAAGTATAAGATTCAAGGGTGTTCCAATCTGTCCAAGGAACTCATATTGACGCTTAAATCACCACATATGTTAGGGTATAGTGTAGTTTATAGAATGTGATTATCTGAATAAATATAGGTTCATAAATTGTGTTTCTAAATTTGATTGTTACATCATTAGTGACGTTACTTTGCTCTTGAAATAACCCAAAAATCCATGCATcgaaaattaataataaagaaaAAACATAAATTGTTTTCTAAAATCTGAATTATATTGATACATATACATACGGGTTTAATATATTTATAGGTTGTTGTTAAATGCACCCCCTTTTTACTAAACATACCCTCTTCCCTTAGATTTTACATTAATACAGGTTAAacctttttgtttgttttttttttatcatttttatccTTTTTTTTTATGTATTGTAATTTCACCGTACTTATGAGTGGATGAGACTATGATTTCATTACAATATATTGTCTTTAATTGGAAAAAAATCAATTTATACGTTGTCTTTTACAATCCAAATAAAATAAGTTTGTAAACCTAAGCTTTTTTTAATATTGATTGAGGTTGTGTATTGTGTGTTTTGAAGGAGTGcctcattttttttttctaataaaacaatagtcttgttaaaaaaaacttaagaTTCTAACTTTAAGGGTGAGCATTGAGATGCCTTTATGTTGCCCATCGATCTGCCTCTAtacgacatttttatttatttctgtAAAATGGGTACATAAATGTTGAAAAATGAAGTATCAATCTTAAATACAATAAACTTACGTGAGGATGTGGttgagtttgtttgtttattttttcattttcttgtcccGTTCTGTCCTTTTCCTGTATTTTTTTATGAATGACTAATGTTACTCTCCCAAACTTCTATATTTACAAATAAATTACCTTTTTTTAGGATTAAACCCAAGACCTACTACTAAAAGGCAAGAGCCTCTACCAAGTGAGTTAGTCCCACTTTTTTCCTGTATTTGTTTCCAGCATCTAGCTGGTGGGCTTTTGCCCTTTTAATGCCATTGCTGTTCTAAAAAGAAAAACTTACGTTGGCGGTGACCTcaccttttttttttgaacggcaaatttggatcactgccggaccactggagtatcatcgtgccaccagcggaaccacccgatcatatccatctccactaggcataatgcctatacaccaattcaggaggaaatccaataaatatgggaaaaccccccttgtgggaatcgaacccaggacctattgatcccaaagccttatcccaccatcAAGATACCACTAGACTATAAAGCCATGGGTGGCGGTGACTTCACCTTTTACATGAATTTTTATTTTCCTTATTCGACGGTGTTGATGTTATAGCACGATACATCTATATGAGATGAAATTAATTTATTGTTGTTAGGATGTAAATTATAAAAGATTAGTCGgctaatattatttatttaaaaataaatctaCGTAAATTTGCAACTCTTTTATTTGGAATAGCCTCTGATAAAATTATATAATACATAAATTAATTGagtattaatatatattataaaatataGTTAGTAAGTGAATTTAAAAGATTTTTAAGTAAGCTGAATTTTAAAATTGAAAATAAGGAGCATAACACATAAATAAATCGagtaatctattatatataataaacataaaGATTTGGGCTGATGTGGCAGTCAATTAGAGCATCTAGATTTTACTTTTGGCGGGAAAACGAAATTTGGTCTAGATGGTTCACGCGGATCTTCATTCATGGATTTGGTACCCGATTTTTCGGATCCTATATAAACCGTTTATATTTCTTTATTTCTTTTCACAACCTGATTTTGATCATTACTTCTCTCCCTATTTTCTTTATATGTCAGAAAAATCTTGGTAATCTAATAACCTTTATGTCCAATCTTCCATCGATACTCTCATATCAACTCTCTTCCATCCCAATCTTGAAACGGCGATACAATCTTTAGATCATATTCAGATTTAGtttttgaaggtactcaacttaCAGTCATTTAGTGTATATGATGTTTATCTTTTGGTCTTCATGTTCTTCatagtagtgtttttttttttttttaatatcatcTTTTAATCATATTTTGTTGATTTCATCCCAACTATATGTTTTCTTTTACAGATCTTATTTTCTTTGAAGTTGTAGTTTTAGGGTTGTTCAGTTTAATGAAAATTTTTTGACTTACTGTTTGTCGATTTATTTTTTCAGAATAGGGGTTTTTTATCCGAATGATAATTTGCTCTATTTTGTATTatgattttttgttttttatgattttagggtttttagttttCCTGTTTCTATGAATCTTGTATGGTTAACTTTTAGGGTTTTTTTGGTACATTGGTCATACTTTTAATATGTTTACATAATATAGGGATATTTATTGTGATCAGATGTTTTTGGTATGAATGTTATAGTGCTTATTTCAGGATCAACATTACAAACGCAACAATGTCTTTTTACAAGTCAATGTCTGCACTTACCAGAGATTTTTTGGTACTCTCATCTTCGTTGATGTTcagttatttttttaatatttattttatttatttaacatttatttatatttttatgtattcTGAAGGTTATTCCTCTTCATTTTTCAAAGATATGGTTATCTTCTGCTGTTGGTGATAATATGGTAGTCATAAAGAGTATCAACGAAAAGGTGTGGAATGTTAATTTCTCCAAGAACAATGGTACCTTTGCCTTTACAGAAGGATGGTCAAAGGTTGTATGTGACCTTTCTTTATCTGATGGTTGTATACTTCTTTTCAAGCAAGTTAATCCGTATAATTATATACTCACACCTTTTTTCAAGGAAACACCTTATCCACTATGTGATCCAGGCATCTCTTTGTTTCTATCCATCTCATCTTTGCCGAATAGGAATTACATAGAGTCGTTCTGTCATGTTTTCAATGATCAAAGTGTTAATACACTGGTATGTTTAAAACCTTATTTTTTGTACATAATGtatactttttattttatatttacactatgaattttaatattttttttttttagcttctTCCTACGTTTGTTGTTAAAAACACTATTGGTGTTGGTAAACTTAGAAGACCAATGAAGGTTCATCTAAATTCATGGGACTCTTTAGATGTTTCTGTAGAGAAAGATTCTGATAGCAAATGTTACTTTTTTACCAATGGTTGGAACAACATTGTGCAACATCTAGGGGTTCGTACTCAAAATCTGGTTGTTTTACGCTATATCTTTGATTACAACTTTCAGTTGACATTGTTTGATGTGAATGGATATGAGGTTGTTATCCCTAGGCTTGCTTTAAAGTTTAATTCTGATCCTGGATTTCCATCTTCAACTCCGTTGGTAAACAATGTTGATGATTTTCATCGTGATGATGATATAAAATCTGAACTTGATCCGGAGGTAGATGTTTTAATTGAGCCATCTGATGCTGATGAATCTGTTGGTGGTAGTTCTGACAGTGATTTATCGGTTGATGATGATTTcgatgatgatgactttgaagaTTCTACctctgaatctgatgatgacAAAAAGGACCCCGATTATCAGCCTTTAGAATTTGAATGGGAGTATCATCCACGTCATTTCGTAAGTTTTATTAactatatattttgtaataattgTTTGGTGATTATTGTtcttaaaatttattttttttttgtattttaattttttttttctaattttttttgtaGCGACTGAATAGCAAAGTTGCAAGTCTAGCTCGTGTTGATGTATCTGGGAAGATGACAGTTCAAAATCTGGCTGGCGTTGATACTGTTATTACTTTTCGACCAGAGGTACATGGTGGAGGATTCAGATATGTTGCGAATGCATGGCGTACCAAGTTCACAAAGCCTAATGGAATCATTGCACCTCATAGATGCACTTTTGTATACTCTCCTGATGAAGATAAGTTGATTTTGAAGAAAGTTTCGAAGTAGTTCGTTTTATTGTTTTACTATCCACTCTTTTGGaactttattttatgttttagtatCTTTTTAGTTTGTTGTTCGAACATGTTTGGATGGTTTGTTTTGAACAGTTTTTTTGATATATAAACCTTTTGCCTATCTATGATTTTGAACAACATGTTTGGTTATTAAGTTTTGGCTGATGATTTGAAGATATAATATAACGTCACACATTTTTATGCACAATGTGTGTCTTTTAATTTTTCGACATAACGTTGACTAATCATCAAATTTAAAGAATTAAAACCTGCCTAATAATGCTCCATCCATTACTACGATTCAAAAtacttttaaaaatataattttaaaaattacgTACTGATTTGTTTTAATTTATCCTTTTCTAAAATTAACATTAGATTTCATAATCACTCTAACTACAACTGTTATTTTGTCTATCACggtaataaaaatatattatttttttacttCCAATACGAAATCTTCCTTTAATATGGATACCGTTTACAAATTTTATAATAACTGAATAATAATGAAGGTTGTATTAGCGATTCAATATACTTCTAAAAATAAATTTTCAATTTAAAATTCATTAGATATTTAGCACTATTTATAATCATTACATTCATAGATAGAAACCTTTAAATGCAATTTCGATAAATTAGCTAAACGTTTCTATTAATTTATCAGTTTCTAATAATAACATAACAATAACAATAGTAACAATAGATTTCATGTACAAACTAAACCTATATACAActgttattttttttatcaaggtaataaaattattttatttttttaattattttgaaTATGAAACCTTCCTTTAATATGAATAACGTTTCTAAATTTGCATTAATCATTGGCATCCTATATAAATCGATTTATGTCAACAATTGCAAATCACTTTTCTCATTTCATTCAATCTTAGCTCTCAACCTGGTTTCGGTAAATTAAATTCCAAGtgtagagttttttttttaactttacattATTGATAATGCTAATTCTATTTGCACTTACTCTTTAATGTTTATATTTCAGCTGTGAAATGGAGGTTGCAAAGGTTACTATGCTTAATGATTTAAATAGTTATTCAAATAACTATTCCATTAGAGTGAAGATCGTTAGCACATCAAGGAAAATGATGAATCAGAATAAGAATGAAACATATCGGCTGGATATGATCTTTATGGATGAAATGGTACAGTTTATATTCTACTAATTTTGTTCGGTTAAATCTagaaaatctaattttatatgAAATGTATATATCTAATTTTGTCGTTTCAATTTTTAGGGCAATATGATACAAGCTAGCTGCCTTCATAAGTTGTTAGAAAGATTCGAAGAGTTCCTACAGCTTGATGAATGTATTCAGATTACTAAACCTTCTCTTGCTGCTAATAAGTCATCTTCTAAAGTGGTCAACAGGAATGAAAAAATATCTTTGTATTTTTACACTTCTGTTGAGAAAGTAGTTGACTGGTGTGGTCCGAAATACAAATTTAATTTTGTCAATCTaaaagatgttgttcagaataaAGTAGAAGTTAATACTGCTATTGGTATGTGTCTTACATCCTCTTTTAGTTTGTTTGTGATATATATTAAGTTTGTTTAACCACTTATTTTGTTGTCTAGATTTCATTGGATTTGTGGAAGTGTGTTTCAACATTGAAGACACAACAAAGAAAGATGGCAGCAAAGGAAAAAGACTGAATCTGAAAATTGAAGATCTTGAGTTAGTATTTGATTTTGTAGACAAGATTTACAATTTTATCTTCGTATTAAATTGGTTTTGgttcatttatttaattttatgttATTTTTAGAGGTCAAAAATGTCCTGTTACGTTGTGGGATTCTTTTGCTGTCGACATGTTTAATTACATGAATGACAAAAAACGCGAGAAATATGTTGTTATCATTTGCCACTTTGGTACAGTAAATCTTTACAAGGGTACATTTCAAATCTTCATCtcataatttattatttttttagtatGTTATAAGTTAGCATTATATTTACatatattttatatgttttatgcAGTAAATATTGATTTAATTGTTTGTTCTTTTTTCATTTCAGGAAAGCGTGGAGTGGCCAACAGTTTTGATCTAAGTAGGCTTTTTATTGATAACGCTGACATTGAAGAAATTTCTTCTTTCAGAGAGAGGTATATGTAGTAATACCGAAATAATAATCTAACAATATTAATTTAGTTTAAGTTATAATTTTATTCATTAACTTATAATTATGTATAGGTATGTTGCCAAAGTTTCATCTTCTTCCTCATCGAATGACAATGGTGGTTCTTATCTTATTTCAACGGTGGAAGATGAGTTCCTCAATAAAGGAGATTTCATGCTCATTGGTTTACTTGGAACAGTATTAGaggtatattttttttattttgcaatTCTTATTTTATATATTGGTATGTATTATACTTTCATTTTAAGATTAATAttgttaattatttttattagaaaaagaAGGTGTTGGTTATTGGCACAGTCACGGCCATATGTACGGATAAGCTTTGGTATTACAATGGTTGTAACCACTGCAAATCACGTGTCGAGGATAGATTTGTAACCAAAGAGGGTGATGACGGTTCATGTGATGCTGGTGAAACAAAGGGTTTGGTTTGCACCAACAACGAATGTCAAGGAGTGGACATTTATGCAATTCCGCGGTTTGAAAATTTTGTTATCTCTTTATACAATTTTAAACTGAAATTACTTTGGTATGATCTAATATTAACAATTtcatttgtttttaattttaatataatagtTTCAAGATACCTATCAGGGTCCAAGATTCATCTGGTACTGTTTCATTAACGCTGTTTGATTATGAAGCTTTCAAAATATTTAAGAAATCTGCAAAAGACTTACTTGCTGTCCAAGATCAGGTAATCTAAGTAATTTTCCATGTTATTAATTTTTGTACTCTTACTCAGTAAcaattaattttttaaaataatagGTTGTTAATTCCGGTGAGATACCCAATCCCTATCCTGAGTTATTTGACACGTTGGTTGGAAAGAAATATGTGTTTGTCATAAATATTAGCGACTATAACATTGAATATCAAGTCGAGAATTACGGTATTGCAATGGCAACAAACGATGATGATATTATTGCTGCTCTCTATTCCAAATTCAACATTAACCAGGTCTAATTTGCAATTATGTAATTCTTATTTTTTCATATTCTTTTCGTCTTCGGTGTATATAATTATAACCACTTTTACTTTACtgtattttttattttgaattgcAGCATGAGCAGTCGGAATCGTATGGT
This genomic stretch from Helianthus annuus cultivar XRQ/B chromosome 8, HanXRQr2.0-SUNRISE, whole genome shotgun sequence harbors:
- the LOC118481320 gene encoding uncharacterized protein LOC118481320, whose amino-acid sequence is MSFYKSMSALTRDFLVIPLHFSKIWLSSAVGDNMVVIKSINEKVWNVNFSKNNGTFAFTEGWSKVVCDLSLSDGCILLFKQVNPYNYILTPFFKETPYPLCDPGISLFLSISSLPNRNYIESFCHVFNDQSVNTLLLPTFVVKNTIGVGKLRRPMKVHLNSWDSLDVSVEKDSDSKCYFFTNGWNNIVQHLGVRTQNLVVLRYIFDYNFQLTLFDVNGYEVVIPRLALKFNSDPGFPSSTPLVNNVDDFHRDDDIKSELDPEVDVLIEPSDADESVGGSSDSDLSVDDDFDDDDFEDSTSESDDDKKDPDYQPLEFEWEYHPRHFRLNSKVASLARVDVSGKMTVQNLAGVDTVITFRPEVHGGGFRYVANAWRTKFTKPNGIIAPHRCTFVYSPDEDKLILKKVSK
- the LOC118481058 gene encoding replication protein A 70 kDa DNA-binding subunit E-like is translated as MEVAKVTMLNDLNSYSNNYSIRVKIVSTSRKMMNQNKNETYRLDMIFMDEMGNMIQASCLHKLLERFEEFLQLDECIQITKPSLAANKSSSKVVNRNEKISLYFYTSVEKVVDWCGPKYKFNFVNLKDVVQNKVEVNTAIDFIGFVEVCFNIEDTTKKDGSKGKRLNLKIEDLEGQKCPVTLWDSFAVDMFNYMNDKKREKYVVIICHFGTVNLYKGKRGVANSFDLSRLFIDNADIEEISSFRERYVAKVSSSSSSNDNGGSYLISTVEDEFLNKGDFMLIGLLGTVLEKKKVLVIGTVTAICTDKLWYYNGCNHCKSRVEDRFVTKEGDDGSCDAGETKGLVCTNNECQGVDIYAIPRFKIPIRVQDSSGTVSLTLFDYEAFKIFKKSAKDLLAVQDQVI